ATCGGCCCGGCAAAGTTCCCCGAAATTCTGAACAGGCCGCAGATCATCACCCGATCCGGTCCCAACCGGTTGACTGTGTCCGAATTCCACCGATGGGGCGGCCGTCTGGATCAAGATTTCCTGAAAGTCTTGGCCCAAAACATTTCCATTCTTCTGGCAACGAATCGAGTGGTCGCATTTCCCTGGGAAGATCAGGTGGATCCAACCTACCGGATTGCCTTCGACATTCAGCAATTTGACGGCCGACCCGGTGATGCCGTTTGGCTGAACGTGACCTGGACCATAAAGGGGCAAGAAGGCAATCAAGCGCTGTATGTAAGCAAATCGGTCATCCAACAGCCTGTTCAGGGAGAAACCTACGATGCACTTGTTGCAGCCCATAGCCAGGCCCTTGACGTGCTGAGCCGGGAAATCGCTGCGGCAATCAAATCTATTACCCCGATTGAGCGATAACGCTCAATCGGGAGTTATTGGTTATCCGTTATTTGTTGTTTGAAGACAAATAGAAATGCATAGAGCCTTGCAGTTGATCATTCGGACGATGCTTTTTGGCCTGATGCTCCTTGCACTTCCGATCGCAGACGGATGGGCACTGAAAACGGTTGAAAAAGATGGTCTGTGCCTTTACTTCCCTGATAGCGAGGACAAAATTGCCGGGCGGTTGCTGGAAAAACTGCCGGCAATCGTTGCCTTCCTCTCAGGCCAAGGTTTGGCGATTCGCCATCCTTTGCATATTGTTCTTGACGAAGACCTTGATCTGCCTGAAGTCCGCGTGCACATGATTCCCCATCGTGAAATCCGCATCCCCTTGCGGGCTCCCGGTGCCATGGAAGACGGCTACACCGAGTCCGATCCCTGGACCTATTTCCTTTTCCGGGGTCTCTGCATGCAAGGCATCTTCAATCTTCGCGACGGCATTCCCGCCCATCTTCACAGGGTCTTTGGCGAAATCGTCTCGCCTAACATTGTCCTGCCGGAGTGGATTTTGGACGGCATTTGCACCCTGCTGCATAAATTGTACCTGGGCAAAGCCCTGCTGGATCCGCTCGCCGATGAAATCTTTCGTACCACCGCCATTCCTGACTTGGACATGGTCAGCAACCATCCCGAGCTTTGGCCGGGACATTACGGATTCAGGGTCTACGGCCGGCCCTTTATCTCCTGGGTTTATCAAAATTACGGCTGGGATCGTCTCCTGGATTTCATTCTGAGGCATGGCCGCGGGATTATCCCTATCGAAATTGATCTAAAAGCCAAGGAAGCCTTCGGAAGCACCTGGAGCGCTCTTTGGCAGCGGTTTAAAACGGAATACGATTTTAAAAATCATACCGTCAAAGGTTTGCATATTGCCGGTTACTGGCCGGATCCTTTTATTTACTGGAATCATGCCGGCGTCTACCCCGGTGCGGTAACACTGCGATACCGCGGTCGCTATGGATTTTTTGATAAATACAAAACCCTGTGGCTGTCGGAATATGACGGCAAGGGCATTGCCAAACCGGTGGTGTATCTAAACGATGCGTTCTGGCCGTATGATATCGATCATGTCTGGGACCCCGGACCCGGCGGCGTAGCAGTGACGCGCAAGGGGCACCGCCCTTATCTGATGCTGCTGCCGCAAGACAGGGTGTCTATCGCCACCCGTCTTTGGGCTCCTCGCCGGGATGCAGCTGCCCTCATCCCCGGACCACCGGGCGCCATTCAAATGTCAGGCCCTGTGATGGATCGCCGAGGCCGTATTGCAGTGTCAGCCAACCTGGGCGGCAACTGGGACATCTGGGTCTATGACGGCGCCTGGCACAGGATCACGACGGCATCCTCCATCGAGGTTGATCCCTGGCTCGAAGAAGATCGTCTGGTGTTTTCATCCGATATTTCCGGCCGATTCCAAATCCACGATGCGCAAATGCGGCCACTGACACAATGTAAAACTGCGGCTGTTCTACCACGCGGTCAAAATTACCTTTGTCTGGCAACCAACGGCTGGCAGATATTATCGCTGGAAAACGATGATCGAACTAAACCATCATTTAAAGCCGTCCCGGCCGATACAACAGCTTCGATGGAGCCCGAATATTTTCTAAATGCCGAACCTTACACACCCGTAAAAAGCATTCGGCCGAATTATGTGATGCCCGATATTTTCTACGACGGGTCGGATCTGCAACTGGGAATTGGCACCAAGAGCCGTGACGTGACCGGTGATTATACCATCGATGGCGGCGTGCGCTATGCATCCGACACCGATTTTTTCTCCGGGCGACTGGGCGGCAAAATTAAAGATGTTGGCGGACGGGTAACGCGTTATCCTTTGTCTTATACGACCGGGTTGAATCAGGTCATAGATGAATCGCGCAATGAATTCAATGTGTTTTGGACACCACGGGGTATCGAAGAGATCGAACTTTCACTGAATGGGCGTACGTTTAAGCCCCTTAATGGCTCAGGATCGCACGAAGATGAGTATTGGGGCGCAGCACATTTGAATAAATCCTTTGGCAGTCACCGCTCGTGGCTGAACCTGGATATTTTTTCAGAAGGGAGCCAATCTTTGTTCGGGGGATGTTTGCTCAGGTTCGGAGAAAAAATCCACACCTCGTTCCACCTCCAGGCCGGTAAAACCTGGGGGGACTTGATTTTAGGCCATAGCACTTACAGAATCGGCGGGAACGTCACCGAAGGTTATTTTACGCAGCGGCCGACCCGTTTGTTTCCATTGCGCGGATTCGACTCCAATATCATAGAGGCCGGTCAGGCCGTTACCTC
This Candidatus Desulfatibia profunda DNA region includes the following protein-coding sequences:
- a CDS encoding membrane integrity-associated transporter subunit PqiC; translation: MRNTTRLSMSYSLIFLAALTAAGCMGTSPPAAFFTLSALPATEMESSAHTAMQDLAIGIGPAKFPEILNRPQIITRSGPNRLTVSEFHRWGGRLDQDFLKVLAQNISILLATNRVVAFPWEDQVDPTYRIAFDIQQFDGRPGDAVWLNVTWTIKGQEGNQALYVSKSVIQQPVQGETYDALVAAHSQALDVLSREIAAAIKSITPIER